AGGGGAACAGATAAGTGAGTGAAGCTGCAATAACGGTTGTGGGAGCTGGCCTTGCCGGCTGTGAGGCCGCATGGCAGGCGGCAAACCGCGGCGTTAAGGTTACGCTTTATGAGATGAAGCCGAAAAAGTTCTCACCCGCTCATCACAGCCCCAACTTTGCGGAACTTGTCTGTTCAAATTCACTCAGGGCCGATAGGCTTGAAAACGCTGTAGGCCTTTTGAAGGAGGAAATGAGACGCCTCAACTCTGTCATTATGCGAGCGGCGGACGAGACCCGCGTTCCGGCGGGCGGCGCTCTGGCAGTTGACAGAGAGAAATTCTCACAGCGGGTAACATCCCTTGTGCGCTCACATCCGCTTATCACAGTCAAAGAAGAGGAAGTAACCGAGATACCAGACGGCTATTGTGTAATCGCAAGCGGCCCGCTGACATCTGATGCATTGTCGGACAGTATCGCAAAACTGACCGGACAATCCTATCTTCACTTTTTCGATGCGGCAGCGCCTATCGTGGAATTCGACAGTATAAACATGGAAAAAGCGTATTTTGCCGCGAGATATGGGCGCGGCGGAGACGATTATATAAACTGCCCGATGAATGAAGAGGAGTATGAGGCATTCTATCAGGCGCTTATTACCGCCGAAACTGCACCCCTCAAGGAATTTGACGAGAAGGAACTGAAGGTTTTTGAGGGCTG
This DNA window, taken from [Clostridium] cellulosi, encodes the following:
- the trmFO gene encoding Methylenetetrahydrofolate-tRNA-(uracil-5-)-methyltransferase TrmFO (High confidence in function and specificity) — its product is MSEAAITVVGAGLAGCEAAWQAANRGVKVTLYEMKPKKFSPAHHSPNFAELVCSNSLRADRLENAVGLLKEEMRRLNSVIMRAADETRVPAGGALAVDREKFSQRVTSLVRSHPLITVKEEEVTEIPDGYCVIASGPLTSDALSDSIAKLTGQSYLHFFDAAAPIVEFDSINMEKAYFAARYGRGGDDYINCPMNEEEYEAFYQALITAETAPLKEFDEKELKVFEGCMPVEVMAKRGHDTLLFGPLKPVGLPDPRTGKVPYAVVQLRRDNAAGSLFNIVGFQTHLKFGEQKRVFSMIPGLENAVFARYGVMHRNTYLDSPALLDRFYRLKSQNRIFFAGQITGVEGYVESASSGLAAGISCARAALGMEPADFGRSTAIGSLGYYISSAEPGRFQPMNINFGIMPPLEEKIRDKREKYRRISERALKEIDAIAANL